The Planctomycetota bacterium DNA segment CCGGGGCGTTCGCTTAAAGAACTTGAATCAGGTTTAACCGAGAAGCTGTAGCGCGAGCTGCGGGCTCTGGTTGGCCTGGGACAGCACGTTGGTGCTGGCCTGGCTCAGGATCTGCTGACGGGTGAGCTTCGCCGTCTCCTCGGCGAAGTCCGTGTCGCGG contains these protein-coding regions:
- a CDS encoding flagellin, translating into RDTDFAEETAKLTRQQILSQASTNVLSQANQSPQLALQLLG